In a genomic window of Chryseobacterium sp. G0162:
- the moaA gene encoding GTP 3',8-cyclase MoaA — translation MLTDKFGRHINYLRLAVVDRCNLRCTYCMPENGLAWIKQNDLMTDEEMLRICSVFTHLGVDKIRITGGEPFVRKNCISLIEKISQLHGITDISLTTNGLLTEQYIPQLKAFGIKSVNLSLDTLDEDRFFKITRRKSFDKVMKTLDGLLKHHIKVKINTVVMDNQNTEDIIPLVELTKELPVDVRFIEEMPFNGNDNADIVPKWNYPQIYTYISNHFPEIEKIEDPKSSTSYNYKIPGFTGNIGIIAAYTRSFCGDCNRIRITPSGILRTCLYEGGGINLKDIIRSGATDNELKNIIINSIHHKPKDGWEAERQSLNALSIHQSMATIGG, via the coding sequence ATGTTAACAGACAAATTTGGAAGACATATCAATTATCTAAGGCTGGCCGTTGTAGACAGATGCAACCTCCGATGTACGTATTGTATGCCGGAAAACGGGCTTGCATGGATCAAGCAAAATGACCTGATGACTGATGAAGAAATGCTTAGAATATGTTCCGTCTTTACCCATCTTGGTGTAGACAAAATCAGAATAACCGGAGGTGAACCTTTTGTCAGAAAGAACTGTATCAGTCTTATTGAAAAAATATCGCAGCTTCATGGAATTACGGATATAAGTTTAACGACAAACGGGCTTCTTACCGAGCAATATATTCCGCAACTGAAAGCATTCGGAATAAAATCGGTTAACCTTAGCCTTGATACATTGGATGAAGACCGTTTCTTCAAAATAACCCGCCGCAAAAGCTTTGATAAAGTGATGAAAACATTGGATGGTTTATTGAAACATCACATCAAAGTAAAGATTAACACAGTAGTGATGGACAATCAAAACACTGAGGATATTATTCCTTTGGTTGAACTTACAAAAGAGCTTCCGGTGGATGTCCGTTTTATTGAAGAGATGCCATTCAATGGAAATGATAATGCGGATATAGTTCCAAAATGGAATTATCCACAAATTTATACTTACATCAGCAATCATTTTCCTGAGATAGAAAAAATAGAAGATCCTAAAAGTTCCACATCTTACAATTACAAAATACCTGGTTTTACAGGAAATATCGGCATTATTGCCGCTTATACACGTTCTTTCTGTGGAGATTGTAACAGAATACGGATAACTCCTTCCGGTATATTGAGAACCTGTCTTTACGAAGGGGGTGGAATTAATTTAAAAGATATCATTCGTTCAGGAGCAACCGATAACGAATTGAAAAATATAATTATCAACAGCATACATCATAAACCCAAAGACGGATGGGAAGCAGAACGACAAAGTCTGAACGCTTTATCCATTCATCAGTCGATGGCAACAATAGGAGGATAA
- a CDS encoding molybdopterin molybdotransferase MoeA encodes MEMITVQQAEEIILSQTNNFGREYISYDHALGRILDEDLKADRDLPPFDRPTVDGIAIQYSAYEKGIRSFPIKAIQPAGEPSVAIDSETECIEIMTGAALDRSVDTVIRYEDLSINNGVASIIIDIKKGQNIHLRGRDKKEGEVLVKANQTITPAIIGIASSIGKITIAVKKLPKIIIISTGDEMVNPELTPSPYQLRRSNGITVQSVLKKYHIEADTLHLNDDYEEIKKEISRCIQEYDVLLMSGGVSMGKFDYLPQVCEELGIEKLFHKIKQRPGKPFWFGKNNAQKLVFAFPGNPVSVFMCLHRYFIPWLEKSLEITGNSPQFAVLQNDIEVPFSLQYFVQVELGTNQLGQLTAESVNTNGSGDFSHLADTNAFMELPLEQNSFKKGEVYRVWKYNN; translated from the coding sequence ATGGAAATGATTACCGTACAACAGGCAGAAGAGATTATACTTTCCCAAACGAATAACTTTGGAAGAGAATATATTTCTTATGACCACGCATTAGGAAGAATTTTGGACGAGGACCTCAAAGCCGATCGGGATTTACCTCCTTTTGACCGTCCTACTGTAGATGGAATTGCCATTCAATATAGTGCTTATGAAAAAGGAATCCGCTCCTTCCCTATTAAAGCTATACAACCTGCAGGAGAACCTTCTGTAGCTATTGATTCAGAAACCGAATGTATAGAAATCATGACCGGGGCTGCTTTAGACCGTTCAGTAGATACTGTCATCCGATATGAAGATCTATCCATCAATAACGGGGTCGCAAGTATTATTATTGATATTAAAAAAGGACAGAATATCCATCTGAGAGGCAGGGATAAAAAAGAAGGCGAAGTTCTGGTAAAAGCTAATCAGACAATTACTCCAGCGATCATTGGAATAGCCTCATCTATTGGAAAAATTACTATAGCTGTTAAAAAATTGCCTAAGATCATTATCATTTCTACGGGAGATGAAATGGTAAACCCGGAATTAACCCCATCTCCTTATCAGTTAAGGCGTTCCAATGGAATCACCGTACAATCTGTTTTAAAAAAATACCATATTGAAGCTGATACTCTTCATCTCAACGATGACTATGAAGAGATCAAAAAAGAAATTTCCCGCTGCATTCAAGAATATGATGTTCTCCTGATGAGTGGCGGAGTATCTATGGGGAAATTTGACTATTTGCCTCAGGTTTGTGAGGAGCTTGGAATAGAAAAGCTATTTCACAAAATAAAACAAAGACCAGGAAAGCCCTTTTGGTTCGGTAAAAATAATGCTCAGAAACTTGTTTTTGCATTTCCGGGAAATCCGGTTTCGGTATTTATGTGCCTGCATCGGTATTTTATTCCATGGTTGGAAAAGTCTCTGGAAATAACTGGAAACTCACCACAGTTTGCTGTTTTACAGAATGATATTGAAGTTCCTTTCTCACTCCAATATTTTGTACAGGTGGAACTGGGAACGAACCAACTGGGACAGCTCACGGCTGAATCAGTTAATACCAATGGATCAGGAGATTTTTCTCATCTTGCAGATACCAATGCTTTTATGGAACTTCCTTTAGAACAGAATAGCTTTAAAAAGGGGGAAGTATACCGGGTATGGAAGTATAATAATTAA
- the moaC gene encoding cyclic pyranopterin monophosphate synthase MoaC, producing the protein MSEFSHLNKNGEPAIVDVGGKSVTKRKAVAQAIISLPNNVLEALQQDDFKTKKGSVFQIAMIAGIMGAKKTSDLIPLCHPIGLDNCNLHIELNDHNEIVIECTASIEAKTGVEMEALTGASVAALTIYDMCKALSHDIVIKEIKLIEKSGGKNDFRRA; encoded by the coding sequence ATGTCAGAATTTAGCCATCTTAATAAAAACGGAGAGCCTGCCATTGTAGATGTTGGTGGAAAAAGTGTAACCAAGAGAAAAGCCGTTGCACAAGCCATTATTTCTTTACCAAACAATGTATTAGAGGCTTTACAACAAGACGATTTCAAAACCAAAAAAGGTTCTGTCTTCCAGATTGCTATGATTGCAGGAATTATGGGTGCTAAAAAGACGAGTGACCTCATTCCTCTTTGCCACCCAATTGGACTTGATAATTGTAATTTACACATAGAACTGAACGACCACAACGAAATTGTCATTGAATGCACTGCAAGTATAGAAGCTAAAACCGGTGTGGAAATGGAAGCATTAACCGGGGCATCTGTTGCAGCATTAACCATTTATGATATGTGCAAGGCACTGAGTCATGATATTGTCATCAAAGAAATTAAATTAATAGAAAAATCAGGTGGAAAAAATGATTTCAGACGAGCTTAA
- a CDS encoding NTP transferase domain-containing protein → MISDELNTIPRINGLVLAGGKSVRMGKPKDLLQWHGKEQRYFAADLLAPFCDEVFISCRQDQLDNFDPDYNALTDTFLNMGPFGGILSALRAQRDKAWLVVACDLPLLDPKSLEFLVQSRNPEKIATTYESPFDGLPEPLITIWEPKSYPLLLNFLGIGNTCPRKVLINSDTLILKPENPDALMNVNTPEDAEKAQRILKN, encoded by the coding sequence ATGATTTCAGACGAGCTTAATACAATTCCCAGAATCAACGGTCTTGTCCTCGCCGGTGGAAAAAGCGTAAGAATGGGAAAACCTAAAGATCTTCTTCAATGGCATGGAAAAGAACAGCGTTATTTTGCGGCAGATCTTTTGGCTCCGTTTTGTGATGAGGTTTTTATTTCCTGCAGACAGGATCAACTAGATAATTTTGACCCTGATTATAACGCGCTTACCGATACTTTCCTGAATATGGGTCCTTTTGGTGGAATACTTTCCGCATTACGGGCTCAAAGAGATAAGGCGTGGCTGGTGGTAGCCTGTGATCTCCCGTTATTGGATCCAAAATCTTTGGAGTTCTTAGTACAGTCCCGGAATCCTGAAAAGATTGCCACAACTTATGAAAGTCCTTTTGATGGATTACCTGAACCATTGATTACTATTTGGGAACCTAAAAGCTATCCTTTGCTGCTGAATTTTCTGGGGATTGGGAACACTTGTCCACGAAAAGTTTTAATTAATAGTGATACACTTATTTTAAAACCGGAAAATCCAGATGCTTTAATGAATGTGAATACACCTGAAGATGCTGAAAAAGCACAACGAATTCTAAAAAATTAA
- a CDS encoding HesA/MoeB/ThiF family protein yields the protein MSTSFERYQCQIALPGFGIESQELLKNAKVLIVGMGGLGCPSAQYLASSGVGTIGIADDDIVSLSNLHRQILYTPDDVGAYKVNIAAKRLQQQNPSVSIIPYRLRITSSNVMELISEFDIIIEGTDNFETKCLLNDACVLVGKPLVYGAIYQHEGQASIWNVLQKDGTYSPNYRDVFPNAEESQVPNCREGGVIPTLAGMVGCMQANEAIKYLIRSEETLAGKLWMMNVMTGRVQIIKLRKTSVQITGLSQTIQLINFEEFMKDQKNFETIDVRTKEEHQDFNIGGKNIPLDELDDHYSFISSISNPIVIYCQSGQRSMEAARKITKKFPGKKVFSLKNGVAGMH from the coding sequence ATGAGTACATCATTTGAACGTTATCAGTGTCAGATTGCTTTACCCGGATTTGGCATTGAGTCCCAGGAACTGCTTAAAAATGCTAAAGTTCTTATTGTAGGCATGGGAGGTCTTGGATGTCCTTCTGCTCAATACCTTGCCTCTTCCGGTGTAGGTACTATTGGTATTGCAGATGATGATATTGTTTCTTTAAGCAACCTCCATCGTCAGATTTTATATACACCTGATGATGTAGGAGCCTACAAAGTAAATATTGCAGCCAAAAGATTACAGCAGCAAAATCCTTCTGTTTCCATTATCCCCTATCGATTACGAATTACTTCTTCCAATGTGATGGAACTGATTTCGGAATTTGATATCATCATTGAAGGAACCGATAATTTTGAAACGAAATGCCTGTTGAATGACGCCTGTGTTTTAGTGGGAAAACCTTTGGTATATGGAGCAATTTACCAACATGAGGGCCAGGCAAGCATCTGGAATGTTTTACAAAAAGACGGCACCTATTCTCCCAACTACCGTGATGTTTTTCCTAACGCAGAAGAATCTCAGGTTCCTAATTGCAGAGAAGGCGGTGTCATTCCTACTTTAGCAGGGATGGTAGGTTGTATGCAAGCTAACGAGGCTATAAAATATCTCATCCGATCTGAAGAAACTTTAGCAGGAAAACTATGGATGATGAATGTGATGACAGGGAGAGTACAAATCATTAAGTTAAGGAAAACTTCCGTTCAGATTACAGGCTTGTCTCAGACGATCCAGCTTATAAATTTTGAAGAGTTTATGAAGGATCAGAAAAATTTTGAAACCATAGATGTCCGTACGAAAGAAGAGCATCAAGATTTTAATATTGGAGGAAAAAACATTCCATTGGATGAATTGGATGATCACTACTCGTTTATTTCTTCGATTTCAAATCCCATCGTTATTTATTGTCAATCGGGTCAACGAAGTATGGAAGCGGCAAGAAAAATCACAAAAAAATTTCCTGGAAAAAAGGTGTTTTCTCTGAAAAATGGCGTTGCTGGAATGCACTGA
- a CDS encoding DUF488 family protein, translating to MKSSEKLVIYTIGHSTRSLEEFIEMLKSFNIEVLADVRRFAGSKRYPWFSKENLEKVLHEHTIEYIHFEALGGRRKVQSDSVNSRWRNESFRGYADYMQTEEFTKAVEKLESIARTKTTAFMCSEAVWWSCHKSMISDYLKAKGWNVEHIMNIGKAEEHPYTAAARISDGQVFYSDASLFD from the coding sequence ATGAAATCTTCAGAAAAATTGGTTATTTACACGATTGGACATTCCACTCGTTCTTTAGAAGAATTTATTGAAATGTTGAAATCATTCAATATTGAAGTTCTTGCTGATGTTCGGAGGTTTGCCGGATCGAAGAGATATCCTTGGTTTAGTAAAGAAAATCTGGAGAAGGTATTGCATGAACATACTATTGAGTATATCCATTTTGAAGCATTAGGAGGAAGGAGAAAAGTTCAGTCTGATTCAGTTAATAGCCGCTGGAGAAATGAATCTTTCCGTGGGTATGCTGATTATATGCAAACTGAAGAGTTTACCAAAGCTGTTGAAAAGCTTGAAAGCATTGCAAGAACAAAAACAACTGCGTTTATGTGCTCAGAAGCGGTATGGTGGAGCTGTCACAAGTCTATGATCTCAGATTATCTCAAAGCAAAAGGGTGGAATGTGGAGCATATTATGAATATTGGAAAAGCAGAAGAACATCCTTACACTGCCGCTGCAAGAATCAGCGATGGACAAGTCTTCTATTCAGATGCAAGTTTATTTGATTGA
- a CDS encoding bestrophin family protein: protein MIIRKKEHWFKMLFVWHGSVLPGLLPRLFLLFILSLGVVYLRGVIFSFKIPLNPAPLTLFGFVLALFLGFKNNASYDRFWEGRKLWGALLNTARSLTRQALTLKKIKESSVSVPEFINLLGAFIFALKHQLRGTNAHEDLRERLNEDQLKIISAAKYKPAVIMKLLAEWVQSAKEEGSIDTIQQSRFDENFDKLSDIVGGCERIVSTPLPYSYRVLLHRTVYIYCFLLPFGLVDSLRWFTPLIVVFVAYTFVAFEAIADEIEEPFGTEANDLALNSMSVMIEETIHEMAGQEITVSKKEQQTIID from the coding sequence ATGATTATAAGGAAGAAGGAACATTGGTTTAAAATGCTTTTTGTATGGCATGGTTCAGTATTACCCGGACTGTTGCCACGCCTTTTTTTGCTTTTTATTTTATCGTTGGGCGTAGTCTATCTGCGCGGGGTTATTTTTTCCTTTAAAATTCCGCTTAATCCGGCTCCATTAACATTATTTGGTTTTGTTCTCGCCTTATTTTTAGGATTTAAAAATAATGCCAGCTACGACAGATTTTGGGAAGGGCGTAAATTATGGGGAGCATTGTTGAATACAGCTCGTTCATTGACCAGACAGGCTTTAACTTTGAAAAAAATAAAGGAGAGCAGTGTTTCTGTTCCTGAATTTATCAATTTATTAGGCGCTTTTATTTTTGCATTGAAACATCAGCTCAGAGGAACAAATGCTCATGAAGATTTAAGGGAAAGACTGAATGAAGATCAGTTAAAAATAATTTCTGCAGCAAAGTATAAACCAGCGGTCATTATGAAACTATTGGCAGAATGGGTTCAGAGTGCAAAAGAGGAAGGAAGTATAGATACGATCCAGCAGTCCCGATTTGACGAAAATTTTGATAAACTCTCTGATATTGTGGGAGGGTGTGAAAGAATTGTTTCTACTCCGCTTCCTTACAGTTACCGTGTTTTACTGCACCGTACTGTATATATTTACTGTTTTCTTTTACCGTTTGGATTGGTTGATTCATTGAGATGGTTTACTCCGCTTATTGTAGTGTTTGTCGCCTATACATTTGTGGCGTTTGAAGCGATAGCAGATGAAATTGAAGAACCATTTGGGACAGAAGCCAATGATTTGGCTCTGAATAGTATGAGTGTGATGATTGAAGAGACGATTCATGAAATGGCAGGACAGGAGATTACTGTATCTAAGAAAGAGCAACAAACAATCATAGACTGA
- a CDS encoding molybdopterin-dependent oxidoreductase, translating to MKKILPITLLLLSGWAFCQSGFKLNVSGEVSTPLELSLTDLSKMPRKEASLKDKDGSVHRYTGVAVQDILAKAGAPSGKELHGENISKYVLAKCTDGYQVLFSLAELDASIADKNVIVADTMDGKPLSESKGPLRLVAEGEKKPARSSYQLESLVIGQIKK from the coding sequence ATGAAAAAAATACTGCCTATAACGCTGTTATTGCTTTCCGGCTGGGCATTTTGTCAATCCGGATTCAAATTGAACGTGAGTGGGGAAGTTTCCACACCTTTAGAGTTGAGTCTCACAGATTTATCAAAGATGCCTAGAAAAGAAGCGTCCCTGAAAGACAAGGATGGAAGTGTTCACAGGTATACGGGAGTTGCCGTTCAGGATATTCTTGCAAAAGCCGGAGCTCCTTCCGGAAAAGAGCTTCATGGAGAAAATATATCAAAATATGTATTGGCAAAGTGCACAGACGGGTATCAGGTTTTATTTTCATTAGCAGAGTTGGATGCTTCTATTGCAGATAAAAATGTTATTGTGGCAGATACCATGGATGGAAAACCATTGTCCGAGTCAAAGGGACCGCTTCGTCTTGTGGCAGAAGGGGAGAAAAAACCTGCCCGCAGCTCTTATCAGCTGGAATCTTTGGTAATAGGCCAGATTAAGAAATAA
- a CDS encoding FdhF/YdeP family oxidoreductase produces the protein MEENNKKKIEEEISREPNAENPFTLLDLKLTHVEKSAAGMPAVLAAFSDLFEEKAPIRGMRALFKMNQMNGFDCPSCAWPDPDDERSVLGEYCENGAKALAEEATTKKVTPEFFKQNSVYDLAKLDDYQIGKMGRLTDPMYLAPGATHYEPISWDNAFKKIAAHFNALESPDEAAFYTSGRTSNEASFVYQLFAKEFGTNNMPDCSNMCHETSGSALRPTIGIGKGTVTLEDFYDAEVIVIIGQNPGTNAPRMMSALAKGKKNGAKIIAINPLPEAGLMGFINPQSVREILTGGVQLADLYLPVKINGDMALLKALELLLIEFEKQNPGKVFDEDFIKNKTVGYEDFMKQFDQYKLEELAELSGVSKEALHQAAEMMAFKKKIIVSWGMGLTQQPNGVDMIREILNILLLKGSIGKPGAGVCPVRGHSNVQGNRTMMIDEKPTDEQLDRLENFYGFKVPRKHGYDVVRAIKAIHEEKIKVMFCMGGNFLSATPDTTFTANALRKLNLLVCVSTKLNRGHLVHGKEALILPTYGRSDKDIVNEEVQIITTENSMGVVQSSKGMLDAISDNLINETQIVCRMAMATLGDRAVVNWQRFHDSYDAVRDDIEQCIPGFTDYNVRVRQKGGFYLPNAARDEQSFSKELGGRAPFTLTEIPDNTLASDEYMMATTRTHDQFNTTIYGLDDRYRGIKNERRVIFMNQKDIDKAGFKAGDKVDLFNYDDGIERVAPLFIIVSYQIPEKNTVTYFPETNVLVSVNNVVKESNMPASKYVKIKIKKHDPEVYKKVDEMLYQGAIQKP, from the coding sequence ATGGAAGAAAATAATAAAAAGAAAATAGAAGAAGAAATCAGCAGAGAACCTAATGCTGAGAATCCATTCACTTTACTTGACCTTAAGTTGACCCATGTCGAAAAATCAGCGGCAGGAATGCCTGCGGTACTGGCAGCTTTTAGTGATTTATTTGAAGAAAAAGCACCTATCCGGGGAATGAGAGCCCTGTTCAAAATGAATCAGATGAATGGTTTCGACTGTCCAAGTTGTGCCTGGCCTGATCCTGATGATGAACGCTCAGTTCTTGGAGAATATTGTGAAAACGGAGCAAAAGCCCTTGCAGAAGAGGCTACAACGAAAAAAGTGACACCTGAGTTTTTTAAACAGAATTCTGTATATGATCTTGCCAAATTAGATGATTACCAGATTGGAAAAATGGGCCGACTTACCGACCCCATGTATCTGGCTCCCGGAGCCACTCATTATGAACCCATAAGTTGGGATAATGCCTTTAAAAAGATAGCAGCACATTTCAATGCATTGGAATCTCCTGATGAAGCTGCTTTCTATACATCGGGTAGAACAAGTAATGAAGCTTCATTCGTTTACCAATTGTTTGCAAAAGAATTCGGAACGAATAATATGCCCGACTGTTCCAATATGTGTCACGAAACTTCAGGTTCTGCACTACGTCCAACCATTGGAATCGGTAAAGGAACTGTAACCCTGGAAGACTTTTATGATGCTGAAGTAATTGTGATTATCGGGCAGAACCCGGGAACCAATGCCCCAAGAATGATGAGTGCTTTGGCAAAAGGAAAGAAAAATGGAGCCAAAATTATTGCCATCAATCCATTACCTGAAGCTGGGCTGATGGGGTTTATCAACCCTCAGAGTGTGAGAGAAATTCTTACCGGAGGGGTACAGCTGGCAGACCTTTATTTACCAGTGAAAATCAATGGAGATATGGCTTTATTGAAAGCGTTGGAACTCCTTTTAATCGAGTTTGAAAAACAAAATCCGGGTAAGGTTTTTGATGAAGATTTCATTAAAAATAAAACAGTAGGGTATGAGGATTTCATGAAGCAATTTGACCAGTATAAACTGGAGGAGTTGGCTGAACTTTCAGGAGTATCCAAGGAAGCACTTCATCAGGCCGCTGAAATGATGGCATTCAAAAAAAAGATTATCGTCAGTTGGGGAATGGGGCTTACCCAGCAGCCTAATGGAGTTGATATGATTCGCGAAATATTGAATATCCTTTTGCTGAAAGGAAGTATTGGTAAACCGGGAGCCGGAGTATGTCCTGTTCGTGGTCACAGCAATGTTCAGGGAAACAGAACGATGATGATTGATGAAAAACCTACGGATGAACAGCTCGATCGCCTTGAAAATTTCTACGGCTTTAAAGTTCCCCGCAAACATGGATATGATGTGGTACGAGCCATAAAGGCAATTCACGAAGAAAAAATAAAAGTAATGTTCTGTATGGGTGGGAATTTCCTTTCTGCCACACCAGATACTACATTTACTGCCAATGCCTTGAGAAAACTTAATTTACTGGTATGTGTTTCCACTAAACTGAACAGAGGACATCTTGTACATGGTAAAGAAGCTCTCATTCTTCCCACTTATGGAAGAAGCGATAAAGATATCGTCAATGAAGAAGTGCAAATTATTACAACAGAGAACTCAATGGGGGTTGTTCAGAGTTCAAAAGGGATGCTGGATGCCATTTCAGATAACCTCATCAATGAAACGCAGATCGTATGCCGCATGGCCATGGCCACGCTAGGAGACCGTGCTGTAGTGAATTGGCAGCGTTTCCATGATAGTTATGATGCGGTAAGAGATGATATTGAACAATGTATTCCAGGTTTTACAGATTATAACGTTCGTGTCAGACAAAAAGGAGGCTTCTATCTTCCCAATGCAGCAAGAGATGAACAAAGCTTTTCAAAGGAGCTTGGCGGCCGTGCACCATTTACATTAACAGAAATTCCAGACAATACATTGGCTTCCGATGAATATATGATGGCTACCACCCGAACTCATGACCAATTCAATACGACGATTTATGGTTTGGATGATCGTTACCGTGGGATTAAAAATGAACGCCGTGTTATATTCATGAACCAAAAAGATATTGATAAAGCCGGATTTAAAGCGGGGGATAAAGTGGATCTTTTCAACTATGATGATGGGATAGAAAGAGTGGCTCCTCTGTTTATTATTGTCTCCTATCAGATTCCTGAAAAGAATACCGTTACTTATTTCCCGGAAACCAATGTTTTGGTCTCGGTAAATAATGTAGTAAAAGAAAGTAATATGCCGGCTTCCAAGTATGTGAAAATCAAGATTAAAAAACACGATCCTGAAGTCTATAAAAAAGTAGACGAAATGCTGTACCAGGGAGCGATTCAAAAACCATAA
- a CDS encoding DUF7009 family protein, with protein sequence MKIRIKDNSIRFRLTQSEVSELGKTGIISSFTEFVDRPFIYTIEKTEDTTLSAAFIENRIVLKMPEAMVEELVSTDIVGFDGQTGAVKLLVEKDFVCIDNTVEDQSDNYPNPNLKC encoded by the coding sequence ATGAAAATAAGAATAAAAGACAACTCCATCAGATTTCGTTTAACCCAATCCGAAGTATCAGAATTAGGGAAAACCGGAATTATTTCAAGCTTTACAGAATTTGTAGACCGGCCGTTTATCTATACCATAGAAAAAACAGAAGACACCACATTGTCTGCAGCATTCATTGAAAATAGAATCGTATTGAAAATGCCCGAAGCCATGGTAGAAGAATTGGTTTCTACAGATATTGTTGGATTTGACGGGCAGACAGGAGCAGTAAAACTTTTGGTGGAAAAAGATTTCGTGTGTATAGATAATACTGTGGAAGATCAAAGCGATAATTACCCGAATCCCAATCTTAAATGTTAA
- the fdhD gene encoding formate dehydrogenase accessory sulfurtransferase FdhD translates to MKTNTLENKSVQKIDIVKVKEDKSFPYTDDISVEEPLEIRISYGSKGQRVSKNISVTMRTPGNDAELAAGFLFTEGIISGYHQIQTIDHPQAECSRNRENIIEVELAEDFSPQLNHADRNFYTTSSCGVCGKGSIESIKTVSTFQHIEREQHTLLFEVLYQLSGNLQSFQNNFSATGGIHASGIFDFEGQLLALREDVGRHNALDKLIGHALFTGQLPLKDQILVLSGRASFELIQKAAMAGISAVAAIGAPSSLAVDLAKEFDMTLLGFLRDNRFNIYNESSFHNIVEK, encoded by the coding sequence ATGAAAACCAATACATTAGAAAATAAATCTGTACAGAAAATAGATATTGTTAAAGTAAAAGAAGACAAAAGTTTTCCCTATACTGATGATATTTCTGTAGAAGAACCGCTGGAAATCCGGATTTCCTATGGCTCAAAAGGTCAGAGGGTCAGTAAAAATATATCGGTAACGATGAGAACTCCCGGCAATGATGCGGAATTGGCTGCCGGTTTTCTATTTACAGAAGGAATTATTTCAGGATATCATCAAATCCAAACGATAGATCATCCACAGGCAGAATGTTCCAGAAACCGGGAAAATATTATTGAAGTGGAATTGGCTGAAGATTTTAGTCCTCAATTAAATCATGCAGACAGAAACTTTTATACCACATCCAGCTGTGGAGTATGTGGAAAAGGCTCTATAGAATCTATAAAAACAGTAAGCACTTTTCAGCATATCGAAAGGGAGCAGCATACCTTATTATTTGAGGTTTTATACCAGTTATCGGGAAATCTGCAGTCCTTTCAGAATAATTTCAGTGCTACAGGAGGGATTCATGCTTCCGGGATTTTTGACTTTGAAGGACAACTGCTGGCTCTAAGAGAAGATGTAGGAAGGCATAATGCATTGGATAAACTGATTGGACATGCATTATTTACCGGGCAACTTCCACTAAAGGATCAAATTTTGGTACTGAGTGGAAGAGCAAGTTTCGAACTTATTCAAAAGGCCGCTATGGCAGGAATTTCAGCAGTTGCGGCAATAGGAGCACCATCCAGTCTGGCCGTAGATTTAGCAAAAGAGTTTGATATGACGTTATTAGGATTTCTTCGAGACAACCGGTTTAATATTTATAACGAAAGTAGTTTTCATAACATCGTTGAAAAGTAA
- a CDS encoding molybdenum cofactor biosynthesis protein MoaE produces MMDIRITEDTLDITECLTLAQDLSSGGIATFIGTVRNVTQNKPVIRLEYECYQSMAIKEIKKVADQAITLFSVRNIVVHHRIGNLFPGDAAVIIVVSDGHRDAVFDACRYIIDTIKKTVPIWKKEIFEDGEEWVSAHP; encoded by the coding sequence ATGATGGATATCAGAATAACAGAAGATACATTAGATATCACCGAATGCCTTACTCTGGCACAGGATCTGAGTAGTGGAGGGATTGCGACATTTATAGGAACTGTCCGGAACGTTACCCAAAACAAACCTGTCATCCGTTTGGAATATGAATGTTATCAGTCTATGGCGATAAAAGAAATCAAGAAGGTGGCAGATCAAGCTATTACATTGTTTTCTGTCCGTAATATTGTTGTTCACCATCGTATAGGAAATTTGTTTCCCGGTGATGCCGCCGTAATCATTGTGGTAAGTGATGGGCATCGGGATGCTGTTTTTGATGCATGCCGTTACATTATTGATACCATAAAGAAAACCGTTCCTATATGGAAAAAAGAGATTTTTGAAGATGGTGAAGAATGGGTTTCTGCTCATCCATAA
- a CDS encoding MoaD/ThiS family protein produces the protein MKLKILAFGIIKDIFGASKKEFEVQDNLNVKELKMILENDFPQLVKLKSYFIAVNEEYAEEHQIITETDEIAVIPPVSGG, from the coding sequence ATGAAACTTAAAATATTGGCTTTTGGAATCATAAAAGATATTTTCGGAGCATCAAAAAAAGAATTTGAGGTACAGGATAATCTCAATGTTAAAGAACTGAAAATGATCCTTGAAAATGATTTTCCCCAGCTCGTAAAATTGAAATCCTATTTCATTGCAGTGAATGAAGAATATGCAGAAGAGCATCAGATCATTACAGAGACAGATGAAATAGCGGTTATTCCTCCGGTGAGTGGTGGGTAA